One genomic window of Methanosalsum zhilinae DSM 4017 includes the following:
- a CDS encoding valine--tRNA ligase, with translation MTIPKEYVPYEIESKWQNKWNESIYYFNWDEAECPQYIIDTPPPYPTGNFHIGNSLNWCYIDFIARYKRMRGYNVMFPQGWDCHGLPTEVKVEEIHGITKNQVPRSEFRRLCEELTSENIRKMRETMMMLGFSIDWSNEFITMDPSYYVKTQKSFVKMHDKGRIYQEQHPVNWCPRCETAIAFAEVEYESRQTYLNYLYFDDLKIATTRPELLAACVAVAINPSDERYNDFIGQNVKVPIFGHEVAVIADKDVDPSFGTGAVMICTFGDKQDVRWWVEHHLPLRKAIDKNGLMTEIAGNYAGMKISECKEAIIEDLKRQSLIYKQEQIEQNVGMCWRCKTPIEILSEKQWFVKINSEEILSTADEIDWIPEHMKIRLKNWTGTMEWDWCISRQRIFATPIPVWYCKRCGQTLVAKEEWLPLDPTQESAPQPCECGSTDFEAEEDVLDTWMDSSLTAIHVAGWLSEHEMRLPTQLRPQGHDIIRTWAFYTILRSVALTDTRPWDTILINGMVLGENGHKMSKSAGNIISPHEVVDTYGADAFRQWAAVGGTPGSDVMFRWKDVVSASRFLQKLWSIYRFSISHIENFNPETDHIPPESLPVVDRWMLSNLNRLIESTTESMDHFQFDETFKSIRGFTWEMVADNYIELVKSRLYGNDSEEKKAAQYTLHMVLNTLVRLLSPFVPFIAEEMYSRLSSGSVHLSTWPGVERKYIDENIEIQGELIKDIVASIRRYKSESGMALNAPLKKIEIYAPLEDTTDIRGATNSEVELISGKPDFEYVPVSVKPEMGIIGPRYRKKAGAIVKKLSLADPLEVAKEMESGKMILDVDGETIEVDPEAVSLEREVKSAGREVDVLDVNGSIVVIVK, from the coding sequence ATGACAATCCCCAAAGAATATGTTCCCTATGAAATCGAATCAAAATGGCAGAATAAATGGAATGAGTCAATTTATTATTTTAACTGGGATGAGGCCGAGTGCCCTCAGTATATTATAGACACACCTCCTCCATACCCCACAGGAAATTTCCATATCGGTAATTCTCTCAACTGGTGCTATATTGATTTCATAGCCCGGTATAAAAGGATGAGGGGGTATAATGTAATGTTCCCTCAGGGATGGGATTGCCATGGCCTGCCTACTGAAGTGAAAGTAGAAGAGATACACGGCATAACCAAGAATCAGGTTCCAAGATCTGAATTCAGAAGATTGTGTGAAGAACTCACCTCTGAGAATATCCGAAAAATGCGCGAAACAATGATGATGCTCGGATTTTCAATTGACTGGAGCAATGAGTTCATAACCATGGATCCTTCTTATTATGTAAAGACACAGAAATCATTTGTTAAAATGCATGATAAAGGACGCATATATCAGGAGCAACATCCTGTTAACTGGTGTCCAAGATGTGAAACCGCCATAGCTTTTGCAGAGGTTGAATATGAGTCAAGGCAGACATATCTCAACTATCTTTATTTTGATGATCTTAAGATTGCAACTACCAGACCGGAGCTGTTAGCTGCATGCGTTGCAGTTGCAATAAATCCTTCAGATGAGCGATATAATGATTTTATAGGTCAGAATGTTAAAGTTCCTATCTTCGGTCATGAAGTGGCCGTTATTGCAGATAAGGATGTGGATCCTTCATTTGGTACCGGTGCGGTTATGATCTGTACTTTTGGTGATAAACAGGATGTGAGGTGGTGGGTAGAACATCATCTTCCTCTCAGAAAGGCAATTGATAAAAATGGCCTTATGACCGAGATTGCAGGTAATTATGCCGGTATGAAAATATCCGAATGCAAAGAGGCAATTATTGAAGATCTTAAACGTCAGTCTCTCATCTACAAACAGGAACAGATCGAACAGAATGTAGGTATGTGCTGGAGGTGTAAAACACCTATCGAAATTCTGTCTGAAAAGCAATGGTTTGTTAAAATAAATTCTGAAGAGATACTTTCAACAGCTGATGAGATAGACTGGATCCCTGAACATATGAAGATACGATTGAAAAACTGGACCGGTACAATGGAGTGGGACTGGTGCATCTCCAGACAGAGGATATTTGCAACCCCAATACCTGTATGGTACTGTAAGAGATGTGGACAGACACTGGTGGCAAAAGAAGAATGGTTGCCACTGGATCCCACCCAAGAATCAGCTCCTCAACCGTGTGAATGCGGTTCTACAGATTTTGAAGCAGAAGAAGATGTACTGGATACCTGGATGGACTCTTCACTTACGGCAATTCATGTCGCTGGATGGTTGAGTGAACACGAAATGCGTCTTCCTACACAGTTAAGGCCACAGGGACATGATATTATTCGTACATGGGCTTTTTATACAATACTACGCTCAGTTGCCCTTACAGATACCAGGCCATGGGATACAATCCTTATCAATGGCATGGTCCTTGGAGAAAATGGTCATAAAATGAGCAAATCGGCGGGTAATATTATATCCCCACACGAAGTTGTTGATACCTATGGTGCAGATGCATTCCGGCAGTGGGCTGCTGTTGGTGGTACTCCTGGTTCTGATGTAATGTTTAGATGGAAAGATGTGGTATCTGCATCTCGCTTTTTGCAGAAATTATGGAGCATATATAGGTTTTCAATATCTCATATTGAGAACTTTAATCCTGAGACCGACCATATACCTCCTGAATCACTGCCGGTGGTTGACCGATGGATGCTGAGTAATCTTAATCGTCTGATCGAATCTACCACTGAGAGTATGGATCATTTCCAATTCGATGAAACATTCAAATCGATTCGTGGTTTTACCTGGGAGATGGTTGCAGATAATTATATTGAACTTGTAAAATCCAGATTATACGGAAATGATAGCGAAGAAAAGAAAGCAGCTCAATATACTTTACATATGGTTCTCAATACACTTGTTCGTCTTTTGTCTCCTTTTGTTCCATTCATTGCAGAAGAGATGTATTCCAGACTAAGTTCTGGTAGTGTACATCTCAGCACATGGCCGGGTGTTGAGAGAAAATATATAGATGAAAATATAGAAATACAGGGGGAGCTGATCAAGGACATTGTTGCTTCTATAAGGCGCTATAAATCTGAATCTGGAATGGCTCTTAATGCACCACTTAAAAAAATAGAGATTTATGCACCTCTTGAAGATACGACAGATATCAGAGGTGCAACTAATTCTGAAGTAGAGTTAATCTCAGGAAAACCAGATTTTGAATATGTGCCAGTTTCTGTAAAGCCTGAAATGGGAATCATAGGTCCCAGATACCGAAAGAAGGCAGGCGCTATTGTAAAAAAGCTATCCCTGGCTGATCCGCTGGAAGTAGCAAAGGAGATGGAAAGTGGAAAAATGATCCTGGATGTTGATGGAGAAACCATCGAGGTTGATCCAGAGGCAGTATCTCTGGAAAGAGAGGTTAAATCTGCAGGACGTGAAGTAGATGTCCTTGATGTAAATGGTTCGATTGTTGTGATTGTTAAGTGA
- a CDS encoding DsrE family protein gives MGKINKVLLVLKNMVYESTAPQEIIRFARYYRKMGLEVVVVLFGPMGVIFGKNNKYGSPAYDEKIIECIEMGVQFKCCDLAASMIGLKEEELIPGIKIVPSHELADLFLKYREEDQLILTL, from the coding sequence ATGGGAAAAATCAATAAAGTACTTCTTGTACTTAAAAATATGGTCTATGAGAGTACTGCTCCGCAAGAGATTATTCGTTTTGCCCGCTATTATAGAAAGATGGGGCTTGAAGTAGTTGTGGTTCTTTTTGGTCCAATGGGGGTAATCTTTGGCAAGAACAACAAATATGGTTCTCCTGCATATGATGAGAAAATAATAGAATGTATCGAAATGGGCGTACAGTTTAAGTGCTGCGACCTGGCTGCTTCTATGATTGGATTAAAGGAAGAGGAGTTGATTCCAGGTATCAAGATTGTTCCTTCACATGAACTGGCTGACCTTTTCCTGAAATATCGTGAAGAGGATCAATTGATACTTACTCTTTGA